The Papaver somniferum cultivar HN1 chromosome 3, ASM357369v1, whole genome shotgun sequence genome includes a region encoding these proteins:
- the LOC113355510 gene encoding uncharacterized protein LOC113355510, giving the protein MEAELQDWELLQHTSENDDDYDVVVAAPAPAADDHDDEFSEFDESESGIRSDYFALDSNYNNRGYANPEVASTAQEENEFVDDDQGSVQSDNPSWLDPSSQGIAFETKGAGAEFWSDSASDGSSVSRKFEGFECKHDELGFVDDGKSEVGVHGNDEKIMGLADSSGETEIPAKLESGDGGNENNLGVSTEADGGEGRRGELGSAEGIGSLSAQVVNSGEGGGGGGGDHRGGNVWWKLPLELLKFCVFRVSPVWSVSIAAAVVGFVILKRRLFRMKHKTQRIALNVTLEDKKVSQFMARAARLNEAFSVVKRVPMIRPSVPAAGLTPWPVMSLR; this is encoded by the exons ATGGAAGCAGAGTTACAAGACTGGGAGTTATTACAACACACTTCAGAaaacgatgatgattatgatgttgttgttgcagctcctgctcctgctgctgatgatcacgatgatgaattttcaGAATTTGATGAGTCTGAAAGTGGTATAAGATCTGATTACTTTGCTTTAGATTCTAACTATAACAACAGAGGCTATGCTAATCCTGAAGTAGCTAGTACAGCTCAAGAAGAAAAcgaatttgttgatgatgatcaGGGTTCAGTTCAATCTGATAACCCTAGTTGGCTTGACCCTTCTTCTCAAGGTATTGCCTTTGAAACTAAAGGTGCTGGTGCTGAATTCTGGTCAGATTCTGCTAGTGATGGGTCATCTGTTTCTAGGAAATTTGAAGGTTTTGAATGTAAACATGATGAGTTAGGGTTTGTTGATGATGGTAAGAGTGAAGTTGGGGTTCATGGAAATGATGAAAAAATTATGGGTTTAGCTGATTCGAGTGGTGAAACTGAAATTCCTGCCAAATTGGAGTCTGGTGATGGTGGAAATGAAAATAATTTGGGGGTTTCTACTGAAGCTGATGGTGGTGAAGGAAGGAGAGGTGAATTGGGTTCTGCTGAGGGAATTGGAAGTTTATCTGCTCAAGTGGTGAATTCaggtgaaggtggtggtggtggtggtggtgatcatAGAGGAGGAAATGTTTGGTGGAAACTTCCATTGGAGCTTTTAAAATTCTGTGTATTTAGGGTAAGTCCTGTTTGGTCTGTTTCAATTGCTGCAGCTGTGGTGGGATTTGTGATACTCAAGAGGAGATTGTTTAGGATGAAGCACAAGACACAGAGGATTGCTCTTAACGTTACCCTCGAAGATAAG AAGGTATCACAGTTCATGGCTCGTGCTGCACGTCTCAATGAAGCATTCTCAGTAGTGAAACGTGTCCCCATGATTCGTCCTTCTGTGCCAGCTGCCGGTTTGACTCCATGGCCTGTGATgagtttgagatga